The Canis aureus isolate CA01 chromosome 6, VMU_Caureus_v.1.0, whole genome shotgun sequence genome contains the following window.
TCCAGTCCGGCTGCCTTCTCTCCGTGCCCTCACGGCAGGCATTCACTGTTCTGGGGGTCTGTGCAAATGGGCTTCGCTTTCACGGAGTCAGAGCTAAGTGGGGACACAGGAAGACTGCTGGCCCCAGGCCCCCTCACCACTGAGCCTGCTGCCTGAGTGCAGGAAGGGGCCACCACTCACACCCTCCACTAGTGAGTGGGCTGGTTAGGAACAGGATCTCCAGTGTCCCATCCAAGTCCATCTCAAGCCACAATTACCGGGTTTCAATTTCAGCCCTGCTTGGCTGGGCATCCTGTGTCTTTCCACGTTCTTTGTGAAGCCACAGACTGCGTGGCGAGTGGCGCTAGTGGTACACAAGTTGCCTGAGTCCCCACGAGGGCTGAAGGGTGCCCGTGATCCGTCTCTTGCACTGGTCACTGGTGGCCAAGGTTTAACCCCCATGGTGTACCAGCATCCAGCCCTCCAAAAATAAAGCCCTAGGTTACTGCATTTGCCAGCTTCCAAAGTGTAAATGCCCAATACAGAGTTGCGGAAAGATGGGCAGCAGACACCTTTACAGAGTGTTTCCAGACAGATGATGTAAGCCACGTTCAGAGCAAGGAGAATGTGGTGGAAGGATTAGGATGTTGTGTGTTTTGAGTAGTTAGTACCATTGCTTTTAATATGATTTACTGCTAGATTATGTAATTTGGTATCCGGTGCTGGCTGTGGTGAACAGCAGGCTCACAGACTCTGTGAAAGTAGAGAAGGTGTCCCTTGCAAGCCCCTGTGTGCTCTCACTTGTCACAGACATGGTGTAAGGGCAAGAACTGGGTGGGGAGGTCAAGAGCCATGAGAAAGGAAGGACCAGCGGTGATTccctgaggggggtgggggttgtgcACGGGCTTCCAGGGACCCAGTCCCCCATTTGTCCAGCAGCCAACCAGCCTGGCCACACAACTGAGGAGCATTGGGACCCACAGCCAAGCATAGATGTGGGCTTTTGTGTGCTTGGGGACTCCCTGGCTCCGACATTTCCTGTAGGTCACTTGAACATTGCTTCATCAGAGGCTTTCACTGAACACCCCACATGCCAGCTTAAAGGCTGTCCCTGTAACCCTTGCCTTTAAAGCGCCTCCACAAGTGGCCATCTCCTTGTTCACATGCTTGTGTCTGCTGGTCTCTCTCTACTGGGAACTCCAGGAGCGCCACGCAGCCTCCCAGAACACCCAGGACCTGCTGGGCAGCCAGCACAGAACCTTGGTGGAAGGTGAAGAGACGAgaaagggagtggggagagaaaaagcaagagactGCTTTTAccttctttgaatttctttgtcCAAGGGCGTGAGCCATTGGGAGTGTCCTAGGTACCCTCTGATCTTTCCAGCTCCAAGGATGGATCAGGGAGGCCCTCTCCACTGCCAGGGACAGAGGCAGGATTTTAAATGGTGTGAACAGTGAGAGGCATCCATGACTTCACTGACCAGCAGCCCCAATGTGGGATGGCTCTGGTTTGGGGTTTTCAGCAGCTTGATGACATCCTCAGAGACCACAGTTCTCTTCCAGTCACCAACTTAGGGTATAAACTCTGCCCTCAGGCCAGGGGCCCCCTAGTGGCTGGGAGCTGGAGGTGTCACCTCCAGCAGGTGTAGTCACATCCTACAGAAGGGGTGCCTGTTCCTACCCCATGTGGCTCCTTTGAGGAGGAGAGACACCTGTCCCAGGGGCCACACATCCTTTCCTAATCTAGCCCAGCAGAGAGACTGGGATGACCATTTTCTCAGGGACCTCAGCCCACACtggcagcagcatcacctgggagctggtTGGACACTGAGGGAGTGGCCCACGAAGAGTCACCCTCCTGGTGACTTGATGCACCGTGGTGGgactgggggcaggtggggctgaTTGGAGCTTTATCCACAGCCTTTACTCAGGGCCATGAACTTGACCAGGCCCTGAGCTccgagggggaggtgggggtggcccagtgggtgCGGCAGGCTGGCTGTACACTTGACCCTCCACCTTGCTGTTTCTCCTTTCTGCCAGCTACCAGAGATTCACCGACTGTTACAAGCGCCTCTACCAGCTGCAGCCTGAGATGACACAGAGAATCTATGACAAGTTCATCACTCAGTTGCAGACGTCTGTCCAGGTGAGTGGCAAGGAGCACAGCAGGTAGTGGCAGCTCGGGCTCCTCTGGGCACCCCCAGGGCTCAGAGCAGTGGCTGTTGCCCCTTGCCATGGACAGGCACCGTGCATGCCCCTGCCCTCATGCCCTGGTGCCGTGCATATGTGCTCGGAGGCCTTCTCCCCCACAGGCCCTggctcctctccccacttccaGCGCCTGGTATAGCGCCTGGCTCAGAGGAGGCGCTTCACAACATGGTGCTCTGTGGACCTGCGTACAACTGGAGTCCAAGCTTGAGTGGGACGGATCGGATCTGTGCAGAGGGTCTCATGGCCGAGCCCCTACACTGCAAGATGGGCCTGGGCAGCAGCATGATGGGTCTGGGGCCACAGAATAGGTGCACCAGGCCTGGGACCGCAGCACCCTAAGGCAACGGGCAGGCTGTGAAGTGTTTTCTACTTTTACTTCCTGTTCTTAATTATTAAAGTTAGACGGAGATAAGTCAGAATGTTGGTACAAAGACACAGAAATTAGCCAAACTCTCACTGAGTCCTTTCGGCAGTGGGGCGTACTTTCACTGCAGGCTTGTCTGGTGTCATTAGCACTCTTACCACTTTCTTTTCAGGAGGAAATCTCAGAAATCAAAGCAGAGGGGAACCTGGAAGCAGTGTTGAACACCTTGGACAGGATCGTGGAAGAAGGCAAAGACCACACGGAGCTAGCCTGGTGAGAAAGGCACTTGGAGCTGGCTCCGGCCCCTGGAGGCTCCTGCGGGAGACTGCCGCTGACCTCCAGGGTGCAGCCAGCCTATGGTCTCCTCTGGGTAAGGAGAGCCCCAGAGCAGACGCCTGTTATTGAGGGCTTGGGGCAGATGGAGGGACGCCTGCCATCCTTGCCGGGGGCTCCTTTCAGGCCCCGCCTGGCTGTAGCAGAGAGGGTGGGCAGGAGGCAGAAGGGTGGATTTGCCATCTTCTGTTGGACCAGCCTAGGCATCTGgtctttattcactcatccacATAACAATATTTGGGGAACATGCAGCAGTGAACAAGTCCTGCTCCCCTGGAGCTGACATTCCTGCAGGCAACCTTGTGGCCTGGGGTGTCCTGTGCAGGATGGGGCCCCACCGGCTCCCTGTATGAACAGCATCAGACCAGAGCCAGGAAACACCTTCCTCATGCTTTCCAGTTCTTTTATGCTTTGTGATTTTAACACGTAAGAGAATTAAGTTTTATAACagaaaaagagtattttaaagAACCTCTGGCAGGTTCCACCTCACTGCCCATCAGAACCAACCCATCCCCTCACACAGCATTCAGAACCCCCATACTCTTGCCTCTTCATCTGCCCACCTTCCCACTTGCTGGGGCCTCTGCAGGTCCCCCACTCATCCAGTCCCACCCCACACTACAGCTCACTGGTCCCCAGGATGAGGCAGCAGCTGGAAGGTCGCCTCCTGCCCTGAAGTGTTAGACGTGGGGGTGCATGTGGCTGTGATGGGTTCAGACATGGAGCaagaggacagggagaggggTTCCTGGGCGCCCAAGTTAAGGCTTCACAGGTTAGTGTATCAGCAGAGCAGGGGCCGTGGAAACCCATACAATGTGAGACTGCAGGTGGGAAGACCACTGGAGCATCACCCACACACgtcccccccaacccctccactGGCCCATGTGACTTCACAGGCGCCCTAGCGGGATCCCGGAAGAAGACGTGCGCAGTGCCATGGTGCCCTACTTCCTGCAGCAGCGGGACGCCTTACAGCGCCGTGTTCACAGGCAGGAGGCTGAAAACAGACAACTGGCAGAGGCTGTCCTGGCTGGGCGCCGGCGGGTGGAGGAGCTACAGCAGCAAGGCCAGGCCCAGCAGCAGGCCTGGCAGGTGGGTGCCCTGGCAGGTGTTTTTCTACTGCGGGCTGGCTCCTCCTGTCAGGGTTAGCACCCCGTGGCCCTGGGTTCTCTACAAGACCACTTCCCAGGAGCTTTAAGACGTATATGTgagggggtgcccaggtggctcattcggttgacaactcttggtttcagctcgggttgtgGTCTCCAGGTCAGCTCTGCACTTGGCgcagtctgcttcagattttccccctccctctgtccccgtATGCCCTCTCACATGCAAAAAGTGGCTCCAATCCAGGATTGCTGGTAGGGCTTGGGCAGCAGCACCAGTGTTGGGCTTGCTTCGTCATGCAGATGTCCAGCCTGTGTTTACTCATAACCACTAGGCAGCTGCCTTCCGGGAGCTGACTGTCCTGTTCCTCACGGGAGTGGGTCCCCATGCCTTGGAGCAGGGCCAGTGGCTTGCTCTTCACTCTTGTCTTCACCCCTCCCTGGCTCTGGGGTGCCCTGCTGGGTCCTCAGGCGAGATGCTGCCCCAGCAACGCCACTCTGTCTCTGTGAGGCCATGGGTCACTCTTCTGTTTGGAGGGGCTCGAAGCCTCTGCTCAGAGCTGCCCCTCACCCAATGTAGCTAGACCCCAGCCATGTATGCAGTGGGTCGGCTGGATGAGCCAAGTATTGGGCCCTGTGTGGGACCAGGAGGGCTCTGTCCTCCCCATGGCCCTCTCCCCAGTTGCAAGCTCACCTAACTCAAGAGAGTATCTTTGCTAGAAATCGCTGGTGGGAGGTCAGATGATCAGGGCATACTTTGGGGGTTCATATTCATGGTGGGTGCTCTGGGGAGGCCCAGCCCTGGTGACTACAGCCCCCAGCCTGCCCTAAACCCCTGTGGAGTAGAGGGGACCCTTCTGATAGGCCTTGGCCCTCACATGCCCTGCTGGGCCTTCCATGTCATCCTAGGGGAAGGAGGCCTGGGGACAAgcagagtggagggagagggttTGGATATTCTCATGTCCTGTTTGTTCCTTCCTGCCGCTGCAGGCCCTGCGCAGAGAACAGAAGGAGCTGGTGGGTGTGCTGGGGGAGCCTGAGTGAGGAGACGGTGGCCGGATCAGGAGCAGATGGTGGTCAAGGGCCTGGGGGAGCTGCCTCTCAGAACCACCAAGACATGCCCAGTCCTGAGTGGGGATGTAACTAGCTGGAGGATGAGGCCTGATCATCCCTCCTGACTTTGGGGCTCCCTTGGGGTCACACGCATACAGACATGACCTTCAGATCCTTGTTTTCTTATCCTTTTGAGGATGGTTGGCCATCTCCCTCCCATGCTGGGAACCAGGCAGCAGGCTTTCCATCCTCTAGGCCAGGGCCCCGCCCTTGCCCACTCCAGAGCGCCCCGGGCCTGGCTCAGGGAATCTGTGTCTGGTCTGCACTGATTGCCCCCTTGATGGCCAGCCTGAGGGCCCTTGCCATGTTCTCCCCACATCCGTAAATAAACTTCCTCCACTGTAATCTGTGAGGATGCTTCCTCtgctgggcctctcccagtcTCTTGGGCCTGGGCCCCTTTCCACCAGCAAGGCCTCAGCCACTGTGCCCGGGAGCCTCCAGGCTGAGGTGGGCTGGCAGGGGTGAACCCGACCACcatgtgcaggaggcagcagggccCCTTGTCACAGAAGCCAGACCCCTGGCTTCCACCCTTCTCTGCCTGTTGAGCTCGTTGTGGCGGCCTTCGTTGGGTCTTGGGTGCAGTGAGTGCTCATGCATGCAGGCAGGTGGGCCCTCTTCCCTGGCCAGGGCAGCTGGCCATTGGGGTGCTCAGCCAGCAGCAGGATAGGTGCCTCCTCTGATTGGCGGGTGAAGTGGATGGGTACACGTAGGGTGCACAACTGTTTTTCCTGGAGAAGACCTCACCCCAGGGAGGCTTGGTTGGGTCTGTTTGGGGCCACTGACAAGAGTCCAGGGAGCTGCAGCATTGACATGAGACGCCCTCCTGCCCAGCTttgggctgtggggtgggggcagcaagTGCCATGtcaggtccccacctgtgctgggTGGTGAGTGAGGACACCCTCCTTCCTCACCCTCAGGTGTGCTGAGATGGGTTTTTTTAGGCTAGACATCTGTCTTGGAAGACAGGTCCCCGCGGTTGTTAGCACTGAGGAGGCCACAAGGGCAGGAAGAGGGTCAGAGGTCAGGAGCCAGAGGCGCACCCTGTCTCCCTGCTCCTTGCCCTGCCTCTCCACCTGTGAGGGGCCCTGGGAGAGGGTCCCCACTGCTGGAGGCAGAAGAGCTGTCTTCCTAACCGCCCACCTCTGTTGGTTTTGGGGTCCTGGCCTGAGGCaccagccccaccccaggcctgccctgTAAGTCCCACAGGGTAGGGTGCTTCCAGGTCAATGAGGGCATCACTgcccaggccctccctccctggggtTTGGCTCCTGCCCTCGGGCTGACCATGCAGATCACAGTCTTCCAGGGGCTGCCCGGTTCTACCGGAGTCTATTTTAGGCCTTGAGCCCCCCTTTCTCCCCAGGCTCCTGTCCCGCCCCTCCTGGCCTGCCTAGCTGGTGTTTCCACTGACACTGGAGCTGGACGATTTGGGGTGTATGCCTTGCAGTGGGGCCAGACCTGCCCAGGCAGCTGTGGTTCCAACCACATCCTTTGGGATTTGGCGTCCAGAGCCAGGGCGGATGACTCCCAAATAGCCCTGGCAGATCTGCCGGTGGCCCGCCCACAGCATGCATGGTGGGTGCCCCCCCTTGCCTCCAGGGCACGACCCAGAGTATAAAGGGTGCTGACGGTGAGAGGCAGGCCAGCTGAGACCCAGCAGCAGCTGCTCACAGACCCAGACAGAACCGACCCACCATGCGGTCCCTGATGGTCCTTGCCCTGCTGGCTGTGGCCgcactctgcctctgcctggctGGTCCAGCAGGTGAGTGCCCCCACCTCGAGCTCCCAGTCCAACCACCCTCCTGCAGGCTGTGTcctggtggagggagaggaggtgcagcccccccccccatgagcaGGGGTGAAATGGGCACTCTTCTTTGCAGATGCAAAGCCCAGCAGTGCTGAATTCCGCAGAGGTGGTGCAGGTATGAggcgggagcgggggggggggggggggggaagggacaTGTGTGCAGCCTGCCAGCCCCCAGCCACCTGATGTTGGCCCTTCTGCTCCACAGCCTTCGTGTCCAAGCGGGAGGGCAGCGAGGTGGTGAGGAGGCTCCGGCGCTACCTGGACTCTGGGCTGGGGTGAGCAGGGGGCCAGGGCCCTGTGGCTGCAAATCCAGGATGAGGGATGCGGACTCCAAGGTcccccagggtggggggtggcagcAGATGTTTTTCCTGGAGGCTGATGCCACTCTCTTGGCCTGTCAGCGCCCCGGCCCCCTACCCGGATCCCCTGGAGCCCAAGAGGGA
Protein-coding sequences here:
- the PMF1 gene encoding polyamine-modulated factor 1 isoform X3; amino-acid sequence: MSASTSGHLLVHMLVSAGLSLLGTPGAPRSLPEHPGPAGQPAQNLGGSYQRFTDCYKRLYQLQPEMTQRIYDKFITQLQTSVQEEISEIKAEGNLEAVLNTLDRIVEEGKDHTELAWRPSGIPEEDVRSAMVPYFLQQRDALQRRVHRQEAENRQLAEAVLAGRRRVEELQQQGQAQQQAWQALRREQKELVGVLGEPE
- the PMF1 gene encoding polyamine-modulated factor 1 isoform X2 — its product is MATARGVHADGGCEEKGPEGSCPESGPHSATIPRVKLLDTLVDTFLQKLVAAGSYQRFTDCYKRLYQLQPEMTQRIYDKFITQLQTSVQEEISEIKAEGNLEAVLNTLDRIVEEGKDHTELAWRPSGIPEEDVRSAMVPYFLQQRDALQRRVHRQEAENRQLAEAVLAGRRRVEELQQQGQAQQQAWQGTTQSIKGADGERQAS
- the PMF1 gene encoding polyamine-modulated factor 1 isoform X1 yields the protein MATARGVHADGGCEEKGPEGSCPESGPHSATIPRVKLLDTLVDTFLQKLVAAGSYQRFTDCYKRLYQLQPEMTQRIYDKFITQLQTSVQEEISEIKAEGNLEAVLNTLDRIVEEGKDHTELAWRPSGIPEEDVRSAMVPYFLQQRDALQRRVHRQEAENRQLAEAVLAGRRRVEELQQQGQAQQQAWQALRREQKELVGVLGEPE
- the BGLAP gene encoding osteocalcin; the encoded protein is MRSLMVLALLAVAALCLCLAGPADAKPSSAEFRRGGAAFVSKREGSEVVRRLRRYLDSGLGAPAPYPDPLEPKREVCELNPNCDELADHIGFQEAYQRFYGPV